One Prunus dulcis chromosome 8, ALMONDv2, whole genome shotgun sequence DNA window includes the following coding sequences:
- the LOC117637509 gene encoding LOW QUALITY PROTEIN: transcription factor bHLH143 (The sequence of the model RefSeq protein was modified relative to this genomic sequence to represent the inferred CDS: inserted 1 base in 1 codon), which translates to MVKANNNSWLFPEQNSAWQLPNLNHMSMLLEPRQQECLPSSTNQGICPFSGHMALPGSTVSGVQGVMAKQTNEGHGVLQHLPPYFQTLFPPPNSYLNEKQSAFSYGFGGRMAVPNANPGSSQKGFFIFDQSGNETKLIYNSDCPPSQDPPFVASKKFVYGYGSDEAGLTTSMDQIGSTEYLLREEIGENHIIEESEMHEDTEEINALLYSDDYDDEDNNDDDGDDNDSDCGEDDEVKSTGHSPIDLQVSYGKKEHVEELTEKVISSDASNKRHKLLKGGYRQLSPMETVVNLIQPYGSHGHGNNMESSYGLGQIQGEEIHSTVGKMKSKXDTIREKIRVFESVIPDAKGKDSVFIIDKAIEYLKSMQLAAETLGVSFHEEAAFRPC; encoded by the exons ATGGTTAAGGCAAACAACAACTCTTGGCTTTTCCCAGAGCAGAATTCTGCCTGGCAACTGCCTAATTTGAATCATATGAGCATGTTGCTTGAGCCCAGGCAACAGGAATGTTTACCATCATCTACAAATCAGGGCATTTGCCCTTTTTCTGGACATATGGCATTGCCAGGGTCCACAGTTTCTGGTGTTCAGGGTGTTATGGCGAAACAAACAAATGAAGGTCATGGGGTGCTTCAACATTTACCTCCATATTTTCAGACCTTATTTCCTCCACCAAATTCTTATCTTAATGAAAAGCAGTCAGCATTTTCTTATGGATTTGGTGGTCGCATGGCTGTGCCAAATGCAAATCCAGGGTCTTCCCAGAAGGGATTCTTCATTTTTGATCAGTCTGGGAATGAAACAAAGCTAATATATAATTCTGATTGCCCTCCTAGCCAGGATCCACCCTTTGTTGCCAGTAAAAAGTTCGTTTATGGTTATGGTTCAGATGAAGCAGGACTAACAACCAGCATGGACCAAATTGGTTCAACCGAGTACCTCTTGCGTGAAGAGATCGGTGAGAATCACATAATTGAAGAGAGTGAGATGCATGAAGACACAGAAGAAATCAATGCATTGCTTTACTctgatgattatgatgatgaagataataATGATGATGACGGAGATGATAATGACAGTGATTGTGGTGAGGATGATGAAGTAAAAAGCACGGGTCATTCTCCAATAGATCTTCAAGTGAGTTatggaaagaaagaacatGTGGAGGAATTAACAGAGAAGGTCATCAGTTCTGATGCTTCAAACAAAAGGCATAAATTACTCAAGGGTGGTTACAGGCAATTATCACCAATGGAGACTGTTGTTAATTTGATACAGCCGTATGGATCTCACGGGCACGGGAACAATATGGAATCGAGCTACGGACTTGGCCAGATCCAAGGAGAGGAAATACATTCTACTGTGGGTAAGATGAAGTCCA AAGACACAATTCGTGAGAAAATTAGAGTTTTTGAGAGCGTGATTCCTGATGCTAAGGGCAAGGATTCAGTGTTCATTATAGACAAAGCTATAGAATACTTGAAGTCTATGCAGCTTGCAGCCGAAACTCTGGGAGTGAGCTTCCATGAAGAAGCTGCGTTCCGTCCATGCTAA
- the LOC117637209 gene encoding mitochondrial uncoupling protein 4-like yields the protein MGVKGFVEGGIASIIAGASTHPLDLIKVRIQLQGESHLPNPAMQPAFRPALAFTSATTSMPSTFCAPAPQPPRVGPVSLGLRIAQTEGVKALFSGVSATILRQTLYSTTRMGLYDILKRKWADPESGNLPLPRKLAAGLVAGGVGAAVGNPADVAMVRMQADGRLPIHQRRNYRSVIDAIREMSKHEGITSLWRGSSLTVNRAMIVTASQLASYDQMKEVILEKGIMNDGIGTHVVASFGAGFVAAVASNPIDVIKTRVMNMKVEAGATAPYSGALDCAMKTVRAEGPMALYKGFVPTISRQGPFTVVLFVTLEKVRELLKDF from the coding sequence ATGGGTGTAAAAGGCTTCGTTGAAGGTGGCATAGCTTCCATCATAGCAGGAGCTTCCACGCACCCACTTGACCTCATCAAAGTCCGCATCCAACTTCAAGGCGAATCCCACCTCCCCAACCCTGCAATGCAGCCTGCTTTCCGCCCGGCCCTCGCCTTCACCTCTGCCACCACCTCCATGCCTTCTACATTCTGCGCACCCGCGCCCCAACCACCCCGAGTGGGGCCTGTCTCCCTTGGACTCCGCATTGCGCAGACCGAAGGCGTTAAGGCGCTGTTCTCCGGGGTCTCCGCCACCATCCTCCGCCAAACCCTCTACTCCACCACCCGCATGGGCCTCTATGACATCCTCAAGCGGAAATGGGCCGACCCTGAATCCGGAAACCTCCCCCTCCCGCGCAAGTTAGCCGCTGGACTGGTCGCTGGAGGAGTTGGCGCCGCGGTCGGCAACCCCGCTGACGTGGCAATGGTCCGCATGCAGGCTGACGGGCGCCTCCCGATCCACCAGCGCCGCAACTACAGGAGCGTGATCGACGCAATTCGGGAAATGTCGAAACACGAGGGGATCACTAGCCTGTGGCGCGGCTCATCTCTTACGGTGAACCGCGCCATGATCGTGACGGCATCACAGCTGGCGTCTTACGATCAGATGAAGGAGGTGATATTGGAGAAGGGCATCATGAACGACGGGATTGGGACCCACGTGGTGGCGAGCTTCGGGGCCGGGTTCGTGGCGGCTGTGGCGTCGAACCCGATCGACGTGATCAAGACGAGGGTGATGAATATGAAGGTGGAGGCCGGGGCTACCGCACCGTACTCGGGTGCGTTGGATTGTGCGATGAAGACAGTGAGGGCTGAGGGTCCCATGGCTTTGTATAAGGGCTTCGTTCCTACCATCTCAAGGCAAGGACCTTTTACTGTAGTCTTGTTCGTTACATTGGAGAAGGTCCGGGAGCTCCTCAAagatttttga
- the LOC117637210 gene encoding peptidyl-prolyl cis-trans isomerase FKBP12 has product MGVEREVVSAGTGPKPTVGQKVTVHCTGYGKNGDLSQKFWSTKDPGQNPFSFQIGKGAVIKGWDEGVLQMQVGEVARLRCSPDYAYGANGFGAWGIQPNSALVFEIEVLGAE; this is encoded by the exons atgGGAGTGGAGAGGGAAGTCGTGAGTGCTGGAACCGGTCCAAAACCGACCGTCGGTCAGAAGGTCACCGTTCATTGCACTGGTTACG GAAAAAATGGTGATCTGAGTCAGAAGTTTTGGAG TACGAAGGACCCTGGGCAGAATCCTTTCAGCTTCCAAATTGGGAAGGGTGCTGTTATAAAAG GTTGGGATGAAGGTGTGCTCCAAATGCAAGTGGGAGAAGTTGCTCGTCTACGG TGCTCTCCAGATTATGCTTATGGTGCTAACGGATTTGGTGCATGGGGGATACAACCTAATTCGGCTTTGGTTTTTGAGATTGAAGTCCTCGGTGCGGAGTAA